The Nitrospira sp. genome contains a region encoding:
- the ettA gene encoding energy-dependent translational throttle protein EttA has translation MFSLVGVGKVYPPKKQVLRDIYLGFYYGAKIGVLGLNGSGKSSLLKIIAGVDPNYVGEITRSKGYSVGLLEQEPQLDPNKTVKEVVEEGKKELVALLHEYEAVSNSMGEASPDEMEKLIDKQAQLQEKIEAANGWELESELEIAMDALRCPPADQKVGVLSGGEKRRVALCRLMIQEPDILLLDEPTNHLDAESVQWLEQHLQQYKGTVIAVTHDRYFLDNVAGWILELDRGHGIPFQGNYTSWLEQKQERLEKEEKAESKRKKTLEHELEWIRMSPKARQSKGKARLNRYEELVNQKQDQLAADLEIYIPPGPRLGDVVVEAKGISKAFGDNVLYENVEFSLPKGGIVGVVGPNGAGKTTMFRMIIGKEKPDTGTIRIGETVKLGYVDQDRSLDPNKTVYEIISDGQDTIMLGKAEVNARGYCARFNFAGTDQQKKVKDLSGGERNRVHLARMLKEGANLIILDEPTNDLDVNTLRALEEGLEGFAGCAVISSHDRWFLDRIATHIMAFEGDSKVVWYEGNYSEYEADRKRRLGKEADQPHRIRYRKLTRG, from the coding sequence ATTTTTTCACTGGTCGGAGTGGGCAAGGTCTATCCGCCCAAGAAACAAGTCCTGCGCGATATCTACCTGGGCTTTTATTACGGCGCCAAGATCGGCGTGTTGGGGTTGAACGGGTCCGGAAAAAGCTCTTTGCTGAAAATCATCGCCGGTGTGGATCCGAACTATGTGGGCGAGATCACACGCTCGAAGGGTTATAGCGTCGGCTTGCTCGAACAGGAGCCGCAGCTCGACCCGAACAAGACCGTCAAGGAAGTCGTGGAGGAAGGCAAGAAAGAACTAGTCGCCTTGCTGCACGAATATGAGGCGGTCAGCAACAGCATGGGTGAGGCGAGCCCGGATGAGATGGAAAAGCTCATCGACAAGCAGGCGCAACTGCAAGAGAAGATCGAGGCGGCGAACGGCTGGGAACTCGAAAGCGAACTGGAGATCGCCATGGATGCGTTGCGATGTCCGCCTGCCGATCAAAAAGTGGGCGTCCTCTCGGGAGGCGAAAAACGCCGCGTGGCGCTCTGCCGACTCATGATTCAGGAGCCGGACATTCTGTTGCTCGATGAGCCGACCAACCATCTCGATGCCGAATCGGTGCAATGGTTGGAACAGCATCTGCAGCAATATAAAGGTACCGTCATCGCCGTCACGCACGATCGCTACTTCCTCGACAATGTCGCGGGCTGGATTCTGGAACTGGATCGCGGTCACGGCATTCCATTTCAGGGCAACTACACGTCCTGGCTGGAGCAAAAACAGGAACGGCTGGAGAAGGAAGAGAAGGCCGAATCCAAACGCAAGAAGACGCTGGAACACGAGTTGGAATGGATCCGGATGTCGCCGAAAGCCCGCCAATCGAAGGGCAAGGCGCGCCTCAATCGCTACGAAGAACTGGTCAACCAGAAGCAGGATCAGCTGGCCGCCGATCTGGAAATCTACATTCCGCCGGGACCGCGCCTGGGTGATGTGGTCGTGGAGGCGAAAGGGATCAGCAAGGCGTTCGGCGACAATGTGCTGTATGAAAACGTGGAATTCAGCCTGCCGAAAGGCGGCATCGTGGGAGTCGTGGGCCCCAATGGGGCAGGCAAGACGACCATGTTCCGCATGATCATCGGTAAGGAGAAACCGGATACGGGCACCATCCGGATCGGCGAAACCGTCAAGCTCGGCTATGTCGATCAGGACCGCAGCCTCGATCCCAACAAAACCGTCTACGAAATCATCTCCGATGGGCAGGACACGATCATGCTGGGCAAGGCCGAGGTCAATGCCCGCGGGTACTGCGCCCGCTTCAACTTCGCCGGGACCGACCAGCAGAAAAAGGTAAAAGACCTGTCGGGCGGAGAGCGCAATCGTGTGCACCTGGCTCGTATGTTGAAAGAAGGCGCGAACTTGATCATCCTCGACGAGCCGACCAACGACCTCGACGTGAACACGCTTCGCGCCTTGGAAGAGGGGTTAGAAGGTTTCGCCGGCTGTGCGGTCATCAGCAGCCACGACCGCTGGTTCCTGGACCGCATTGCCACGCACATCATGGCGTTCGAGGGCGATAGCAAAGTGGTCTGGTATGAGGGCAACTATAGCGAATACGAAGCCGATCGGAAGCGCCGGCTCGGCAAAGAAGCCGACCAGCCGCATCGAATCAGGTATCGCAAACTCACGCGGGGGTGA
- a CDS encoding patatin-like phospholipase family protein: MGRWVFILLLLAFTSCAPVGSSSTQSGAKPLLSTRATLHLGEKELKDGRFVGLAFSGGGSRAAVFGAAVMKELDRIGLLSQVDVLSAVSGGGLPAASYALEGFGDFRFENGFVEHIGRDIQSAVAGPWYAVPHNLLRYAFRDTIPAEPVIRALDEQLFHGATFADLNPSRPILLLNATDALTGDPLVIAEERFAPLGIALPPFSMARAVYMSAAYPGVLEPLRLTDGDAGTSGASSDPVLAYDGGAADNLGIRTLMQVVEGALINRPMTDLFPQGCLVISIDATGRQKNETHTPLSAAAALLRGHRRNVLELVGIPASRQDVAQFGTFRVGEDGGGGSCRFWHVALRQLPDSDPLGERVTHIKTNLGLSADDQAALIAAAGRLVAKGREEMKGTAGWAGFLDTKPALLSHP, encoded by the coding sequence ATGGGCCGATGGGTCTTCATCCTCTTGTTATTGGCGTTCACCTCCTGCGCGCCGGTAGGGTCGTCCTCGACGCAGTCCGGTGCGAAGCCGCTCCTTTCCACCAGAGCCACCCTTCATCTGGGCGAGAAAGAATTAAAAGACGGTCGCTTCGTCGGACTGGCCTTCTCCGGCGGAGGGAGCCGCGCGGCTGTCTTCGGGGCGGCCGTCATGAAGGAACTCGACCGGATCGGCCTGTTATCGCAGGTCGATGTGCTGTCGGCCGTGTCGGGTGGCGGGCTGCCGGCTGCGTCCTACGCGCTGGAAGGGTTCGGTGACTTTCGTTTTGAAAACGGGTTTGTGGAGCACATCGGGCGCGATATTCAAAGCGCAGTGGCGGGACCGTGGTATGCCGTTCCGCATAACCTGCTCCGGTACGCCTTCAGGGACACGATCCCCGCCGAACCGGTGATCCGCGCCCTGGATGAGCAACTGTTTCACGGTGCGACCTTTGCCGACCTCAATCCCTCGCGACCGATCTTGCTCTTGAATGCGACGGATGCCCTGACCGGCGATCCTCTGGTCATTGCCGAGGAACGGTTTGCGCCGTTGGGCATCGCCTTGCCGCCGTTCAGTATGGCCCGGGCGGTCTACATGTCTGCGGCCTACCCCGGCGTGCTGGAGCCCCTGAGGCTGACTGATGGAGACGCCGGCACGAGCGGCGCGTCCTCCGATCCGGTCTTGGCCTATGATGGGGGCGCGGCTGACAATTTGGGGATTCGGACGCTCATGCAGGTCGTAGAGGGAGCTCTGATCAACCGTCCCATGACGGATTTGTTTCCGCAGGGTTGCCTGGTGATCTCCATCGATGCGACGGGCCGCCAGAAGAATGAGACACACACTCCGCTCTCCGCCGCTGCAGCCCTGTTGCGAGGCCATCGTCGCAATGTGTTGGAGCTCGTCGGCATTCCTGCCTCTCGACAAGATGTGGCACAGTTCGGCACCTTTCGAGTGGGCGAAGACGGTGGTGGAGGATCCTGCCGCTTCTGGCATGTCGCGCTGCGCCAATTGCCGGATAGCGATCCCTTGGGCGAACGCGTTACCCACATCAAAACGAACCTGGGCTTGTCGGCTGACGATCAGGCCGCGTTGATTGCCGCGGCAGGCCGCCTCGTGGCGAAGGGTCGCGAGGAGATGAAGGGGACGGCGGGCTGGGCCGGTTTCCTGGACACCAAGCCGGCGCTGCTCTCACATCCATGA
- a CDS encoding NAD(P)H-binding protein: MKPSINTQRVFVTGATGYVGARLIPLLLERGHEVTALVRESSARKIPARCRVVVGDPLIAETFAESVRGHETLVQLVGVPKPSPWKGAQFRAIDGPSAMAAIQAAASTSVQQFVYVSVAHPAPIMHDYIAVRRDCEAAIAAAGLVATILRPWYILGPGHWWPLALVSVYRVLERMPATREAATRLGLITIREMLGALLWSIEQPPVRTRVIEVPEIRHLGRSET; the protein is encoded by the coding sequence ATGAAGCCGTCGATCAATACGCAGCGGGTGTTCGTCACCGGCGCCACCGGCTATGTCGGGGCGCGGCTCATTCCGTTGCTGCTTGAACGAGGGCATGAGGTGACAGCGCTGGTTCGCGAGTCCTCTGCGAGGAAGATTCCCGCCAGGTGCCGGGTTGTGGTCGGCGATCCATTAATTGCGGAGACGTTCGCGGAATCTGTGCGTGGACACGAGACACTCGTGCAGCTGGTCGGCGTACCCAAACCATCACCCTGGAAAGGGGCGCAGTTTCGCGCGATCGATGGGCCTTCGGCCATGGCTGCGATTCAAGCCGCTGCCTCGACGAGCGTACAACAGTTTGTCTACGTCAGTGTCGCGCATCCCGCGCCCATCATGCATGACTACATCGCCGTGCGTCGTGACTGTGAGGCTGCGATTGCTGCAGCCGGACTGGTCGCCACGATTCTGAGGCCTTGGTATATTCTCGGCCCCGGGCATTGGTGGCCATTGGCGCTGGTGTCGGTCTATCGTGTCTTGGAGCGAATGCCCGCGACGAGAGAGGCCGCTACCCGCCTGGGGTTGATCACGATTCGAGAGATGCTCGGAGCCTTGCTGTGGTCCATCGAGCAGCCTCCGGTGAGGACGCGCGTCATCGAGGTGCCGGAGATCCGGCACCTGGGCCGGAGCGAAACATGA
- a CDS encoding SDR family oxidoreductase — protein sequence MKQVVLITGAAGLIGGYLVRSAPRWVPDWEVRGVMRAEADLTDRAQVEQLWDRHRPALVIHCAALSRTGQCEQDSAHTRLINVEATRLLADLARDVPFIFLSTDQVFDGAKGQYVETDAVHPLNVYGQTKVEAEQVVLANPAHAVVRVALTAGTSPTRDRSFVEDMLRTAAKGVTLTLFTDEFRCPMPAGALVRALWEFGLQRRPGLYHLGGRERLSRWEIGELVAARYPELRALIHPGSVADYHGPPRPPDLSMRSDKIQSLLSFPLPGFRQWLTEHSPNGGDPWDYPVR from the coding sequence ATGAAACAGGTCGTACTCATCACCGGTGCAGCGGGCCTGATTGGTGGCTACCTCGTCAGGAGCGCCCCGCGCTGGGTGCCTGATTGGGAGGTGCGAGGTGTGATGAGGGCTGAGGCCGATCTCACCGACCGGGCGCAGGTGGAACAGCTCTGGGATCGTCACCGGCCGGCTCTCGTCATTCATTGCGCGGCATTGAGCCGGACCGGCCAATGTGAACAGGATTCCGCGCATACCCGGCTGATCAATGTCGAGGCCACCAGGCTTTTGGCCGACCTCGCGCGAGACGTGCCGTTCATTTTTCTTTCTACCGACCAAGTCTTTGATGGCGCGAAGGGACAGTATGTTGAAACCGATGCAGTCCATCCGCTAAACGTCTATGGTCAGACGAAGGTTGAAGCGGAGCAGGTCGTCCTCGCGAACCCGGCCCATGCAGTCGTGCGTGTCGCGCTGACGGCGGGCACGTCACCGACGCGTGACCGGAGTTTCGTCGAAGATATGCTGCGGACGGCAGCGAAAGGTGTGACGCTCACGCTGTTCACCGATGAGTTTCGCTGTCCGATGCCGGCTGGTGCCTTGGTACGGGCCCTCTGGGAGTTCGGCCTGCAGCGCAGGCCGGGTCTGTATCATCTGGGTGGTCGTGAGCGGCTCTCTCGCTGGGAGATCGGAGAGTTGGTGGCGGCGCGGTACCCGGAATTGCGAGCCTTGATTCATCCTGGTTCCGTTGCCGACTATCATGGCCCGCCGCGTCCGCCGGATCTGTCGATGCGCAGTGACAAGATCCAATCGCTGCTGTCCTTCCCACTGCCAGGATTTCGCCAATGGTTGACGGAGCATTCGCCGAATGGCGGCGATCCTTGGGACTATCCCGTTCGTTAG
- a CDS encoding DUF1295 domain-containing protein, translating into MTATDPLSLLMTAWAASALLMVALWLLERRLYNLSLADVGWCYGLALVVLWYATVTPGEPARRLLVCGMIVFYAARLGTHVLIDRLWGKSEDGRYRTLRLQWGEQGPFRRFWYFQLQAAAIVWFSLPPLIVMQNPHPPFHLLELLGVLLWVVAVTGEAVADWQLASFRRQPWNRDRVCREGLWYYSRHPNYFFEWLHWWSYVVMGLASPLGNWALTLIGPLTMGWALLKVTGIPWTETQTMTSRGEEYAIYRRTTNAFVPWFPRQP; encoded by the coding sequence ATGACGGCGACAGACCCACTGTCCCTCCTCATGACCGCTTGGGCCGCTTCAGCGCTCTTGATGGTCGCACTCTGGCTGCTTGAACGCCGCCTGTATAATCTTTCCCTTGCCGATGTGGGCTGGTGTTACGGGTTAGCCTTGGTCGTGCTGTGGTACGCCACTGTGACTCCCGGCGAACCGGCGAGGCGCCTGTTGGTGTGTGGGATGATCGTGTTCTATGCCGCACGCCTCGGCACGCACGTGCTCATCGATCGGTTGTGGGGCAAGTCGGAAGACGGTCGTTACCGTACGCTCCGTCTGCAATGGGGCGAGCAGGGCCCCTTCCGCCGGTTCTGGTACTTTCAGCTGCAGGCCGCGGCGATCGTCTGGTTCTCGCTTCCTCCGCTGATCGTCATGCAAAATCCCCATCCGCCCTTTCATCTCCTGGAGCTACTGGGTGTACTGCTCTGGGTAGTCGCGGTGACAGGGGAGGCGGTGGCCGATTGGCAGTTGGCGTCATTCCGGCGTCAGCCCTGGAACAGGGACCGCGTGTGCCGGGAAGGCCTCTGGTACTATTCGCGCCATCCCAACTATTTTTTTGAATGGCTGCACTGGTGGAGTTACGTGGTGATGGGACTGGCGAGCCCGCTGGGCAATTGGGCGTTGACCTTGATCGGCCCGTTGACGATGGGCTGGGCGCTCCTGAAAGTCACCGGCATTCCCTGGACGGAAACACAGACCATGACGAGCCGGGGTGAGGAGTACGCCATCTATCGCCGCACCACGAATGCGTTCGTTCCCTGGTTTCCGCGCCAGCCCTGA